A region of the Chryseobacterium cucumeris genome:
AGAACCCTATTCATTTCTGATTCCTTACACCAGACAGCAAATAGCAACCTTAACCGGCCTTCGGGTAGAGACGGTGATCCGCTATGTTAAGAAAATGGAAGAGCTGGCAATGGTTAAAATTGAAAATGCTAAAATTTATTATTAGCTTTCAATTTTCTTGTTATTTTAAAATTAAAACAGGCTGAGAGGTGTTCTGATAAATTCCTTCGGAAATACTTCTGCTTGCCAGATAATACAAGAAGCTGTGCTTACCGGGTAGTGCTATAATAAGGTCTGCCTTATCTGATACAGCAAAGTCCAGTATACCTTTAATAATATTTTCATCATGAGAATAATGAATACTGCTCGGAATTTCCGTTAAATGCTCACGAATGTAATCCTCCAGTTCTCTTTTTTGCGTTTCGTCCTCTTTTTCACTGGTGTTGATATTGAGAAATGAAAGACGGACATCTTGCTTATGAATAACAGATTTGTGGTGAAACAGTCTTTCTAACCTTTTAATACCTCTTATATCACAAGGAATAAATATATTCTTAATAGGTGAATAATGGTAGCTGTTGGGAACAATTAATGTTTTCACAGGACTTGTTCTGGCAATACTTATAATATTCTCAGAAACAAAACTTTCAGTAGAAGAGGTCTGGTCATCACTTCCCAGGATAATCAGTTCCACAGAAGGCTGGTTTTTTAAAAGCTCATTAATACTTCTGGTGAGTGCCCAATCGCTCAATACCCTGGAAACTTTTACTTCAGGCGACTTTTCAGCGATGATATCCGTTAACTGATCGAATAGCAATTCTGTCCTTTGCAGCAGGTTGTTGATACTTTCTTCATTGACAAATGAATGCCCTTCTGCGATATGCAGGTAGTCAAATTCAGATTCTCCTGCAGTTTTTAACAGGATAATATTTTGATATTCGTAGGTTTTTGCCCAGTCTGCGGCAACTCTTACTGCATTTTCCGTAGTTGATGTAAAATCAACAGGTACAAGAATTGTTCTCATATTGTATCATGTTTTAGTGCTTATTCTTCCAGGTTAGCTGTCATTTTTTTTACCAAAAGCAGCGCTTTGCTGATCTCTTTTTCTTCTATATCACCAGCTGCCTTTTTATAAAGATCCAGGGCCCATGGATAAACGGTTTCTACAATCTGTTTGCCTTTCGGAGTTAAAAAGATCTGTTTGTTTCTCCTGTCTTTTTTATCAGCTATCCGTTCAACAAGATCCTTTTTCACGAGGCTGTTGATGAGATAGGTGATACTTGACTTGTCTTTGCTTACTTTATTTCCAATTTCCTGCTGGTTGATGCCGTTATGTCTTGAAAGCAAACCAAGAATTTCAATCAGTTCAAAAGAAAGATCCGGATCATAAATAGTAATGATAGTCTGGATCTTCTGGCGGAGACGGCTTTTCATTTCACTCATTGCCAGGCCAAGCTCCAGAGCCAGCTCTGATAGATTATTCTGTTTTACAGGCATACTTTTATATTAATGATGAAACAGGATAAGAAGCATTTTTCCGATGGATTTTATAGCATGACTTATCATAACAAATATACAAAAAATTAGTTTTAATTAAAACTAATTTTGATGAAATAACAGACGGCGAAAATTATCCTGAAATTATAAAATAAAAGCAGAGACTAATTCTCTGCTTTTTCTTTTTTAACGGCTTGGTGCATGATAAGAATGATCCCCAAAAGGAAACATGCAATGATCAGATAGCGCCAGGAAAGACCTTTTTGATCTGTTACCGTTCCGCTTACAGAGATGATAAAACTTGTTACAGAAGTGATTACATACACCAGTCCACCCATCAGTCCGCCGGCTGTACCTGCATTTTTCGGAAAGTAAAGCATACTTGTCGTAAAAAAGGAGGTGAATAAAATTCCGGAACAGATATGAATGAAAAAGGCAAAAGGAATCATAATGAACAGGCTTTCTGCAAAATAACTGGTGGTGATCAGGCCTGCGATAAGGATCAGCTGAAGTAAGATGGGCTGTAAAATTCTGGGCTTAAAATCCAGAGTCAGTCTGCGTTTGCCTATAAAACCTCCAATCATCCATGAAAATCCTAAGATCAGTGTACAATATCCAATCACTACCGGCGTAAAATGAAAAGTATTTTCTATAATAAATGGCCCGGTAATATTAAATAACATCACGATAGAGTAGCTCAAACCTAAAATGAAAATCCCCAACATGAAAATCCTGTTTTTAAGCATCATCTTATAAAGGCTGATGTTCTCTGAAAGATCCAGTTTCTTTTTCTGCGGAAGGCTCTCCCCGCTAAAAAACCACTCAAAAAGGAACAGAAATCCGGCATATGCTGCCAGAAAATAGAAATTAGCATGCCAGTTGAAGATTTTCTCAAGATATCCTCCAAGGAAAGGGGCCAGAATAGGACCGCAGGACCATACAATAGTAAAGTAGCTCAGATAATGTTTTACCTTTTCCGCATCATAAATATCTACAAAAATAGCACGCGTAGCTACAACGAGTACTGAAACTGCAGCTCCCTGAAGAATACGAAGCAGACAGATCAGTAGAATACTGTTGGTCATCGTAATTAAAATACTGGTCAGTATCAATAGGAACAAGGCTATCAATTTGGGACGATAACGGCCGATGCTGTCCAGAATTCCTCCTACAAATAATTGGGAAATCCCGTAGCTCAACAGATATGATGTCAGGGTAATCTGAATATCTTTTTCCGAAACCATCATTTCTTTGGCCATAGAAGGGAATGATGGTAAATAAATGTCCGTGACAAACCCGGAAAGCGGGATAGACACGAAAGCCATAATGGTAATTAATCTGATTCGTTGTTCAGATGCTTCTCTCAACATATTCATTCATTTTTTACATTGCAAAAATAAGTCAAGAAATACAAAACCGGATTTTAAAAGACAAAGTAAAAATTACAAAAATCAAATATTATGACAGGTTCTTAAATTTTAAGGGTGAAGTCTGCGCATGCTTTTTAAAGAAATTATTAAAATGGGCAGGCTGATCAAATCCTAAAGTGTAACCGATCTGTGCAATATCCCAATTCGTATACTTCAGCAGGTTTTTAGACTCTTCAAACATCTTTTCTTTAATGATCTGTGTGGTCGTAAGGTTGGTTACAGATTTCACGGAAGAATTCAGATGATTGACATGCACATTCAGGTGCGCAGCAAAATCGGAAGGTGTTTTTAAGGCCAGCGGATAGGCAGGAGAGTCCAGCGGAAACTGTTTGTTGAGGAGTTCATCAAATAACTTATACAAACGTACATTTGCGGGAAGCTCATTAGGATTGATATCTTCCACACGGTTTTCCAGCGCCAGATGCATTACAGAAGCAAGATTGCTTTTGATACTGCTGCAGCGGAAAGGATAGGAAGAATTATTCATTCTGTAAATCTGATCAAAATAAAGCATTGTCAGCTGGGCCTGTTCTTCTGTCAGAAAAACAACCGGCTTACTCCATTCCTTGAACATTGACGTTTTTTTAAACAGATTGAATTCAGAATTCCCATTAAAAAATTCCTGATTGAATAAACAAAAATATCCTTCCTGTACATCGCTTTCACACTCCCATGAATACGGAATGCTTGGAGAAGGAAAAAATAGGGCAGGACCATCTATATACAGCTGATGAGTACCATAATGAATGGTGCCCTTTCCAATAATAAAGCTTATTTTATAATAATCACGACGGTTGTAAGGGCTTTTAAAACTACAGTATTTCCGCATAGAAATATTGAAGTGAGATTTTCCCATTTCAAAATCCTCAGAATCAAACATTTTAATCTGGTTTTTACGGATACGTCTGTAATAATCCTCTATTGTTTCCAGCTGATCACTCATAGGTAAAAATTATAAAAATCAAAGATAAGTAAACTGTTGTCTACTTAAGATCATTTTAAATGAGATAATAGAAATTAAAATGATAGTCTTCCTCAATAGTTGTGGAATTAAAAAAATGATTGATTACTATTATATAGGCAAATATCTATGGAATCTATGGTTAAAGCAACTGGATTAACCTTTATTAATCTCCAGCTCCAAAATATGAGAAGGCAGTTGAAAAGGTCCGGCTTTTGAACTGCTCACAGCGATAAAACCGGATTCTTTTAAAAAGTCTGCAAGCGGATCATGATCCAGGATATTGATCCATATAATATCCGTAAAGCTCACTGCTGACCTGCATTTTTTCCAGAGAGACTGTCTTGCTTCAGGAAGATCAAACTCTGAAAGAATTACAAAACTGATTTCTGTAGCCCTTTTTCCGTCAGAAATTCCCGGATGTACCGAACCGCTTTTTATAATGCTGAATCCGATGGGTTTCTGATCTGCATACATCATGATCAGTTGGTTGGAAAGATCGTTCAGGTCATTGATCATCTTTCTCGGGTCTATTTCGTTGTGAATATATCTTTTGATTTCTTCTTCAGTAACAAATTCTTTGTGCAATGCATAAACGGAAGAATCAATGATGGCTATAAGATCAGAAATTCCCTCTTCAGAACCTACTGTAAATTTTGAAATGATATCCATGGGATTTTTTTTTATTCAAAATTATAAGATTAATCCATTCAAAAAGGATACAGTTCGTTAAAATATCATCGGTACAGACATTATTTGTTTAAAATTGTCCTATATCATTAAAATTTTAGTATAAAATACTGGTAGAAATACAAAATAACTGGATTTTTAAAACAACGTAATCAAATACGTATAAATTGAGGAAAATAAATGATTTACAGATAAAATTTTTAAGAAGATTTCTCTATATGTTTCTTTGGTTCTTGTTGATTTTGAATAGTTTATTTAAATATTCACTGATGCGCTATGTGACACCGAATAACATGGCTTATTTTCTACAATAATTTGATTTTATTTTAAAATTTAAATTGAATTTCAGAAAGACTCAGAAAAAATGAGTAAATCCACTATTTTTTTTCTACACAATTAGGCTGGAATCGCCATAAAACCTATATTTGCAGCCTAAATTTTTAAATAAATGAAAGAACTAATTGAAAAAATCAACGCAGAATTTGAAGCGTTCACAACTGAGGCAAACCAACAAGCGGAAAAAGGAAACAAAGCAGCTGGTACAAGAGCTCGTAAAGCAGCTTTAGAACTAAGCAAATTGTTCAAAGAATTCAGAAAAGTTTCTGTAGAAGAAGCTAAGAAATAATTCGCCTTTAGCCGGCTTTTGAAGCCGGTTTTTTTATGTGCTGATGTCAATGGTGTTGTCTTTGAAATAACTTATTCCCGCCGAAAGTGAATGTCCTCTTCTAAAAATCCCAAAGACTGTTGTATTGATGGTTTTTTGTAGATTACAGTTATTGGTGAATTTTTGTTATTGTTTTTGAATAAAATATTGATAAAAATAATTGAAAAGCCTCTTTTTTAGGCTTGATTTTTTCACCATCTCCCTGATTTCTTTTATCTTTAAACCAATCAATATATATTATGAGGATAAATAGATTTTTTGCAGTGCCTGCAGTAGTGCTGGCTGCCCAGTTTTCATGGGCTCAGATAAAGGTTGATCCAAAAGAAAAGCTTAACCCTATCGTAAAAAGTTTTGTAGATGAAGTCAATAATAATTCTCAACTGGAAAACCTGGCGTCTGAACTGTTGGATGGCATCGGGCCCCGTCTTGTGGGAACTCCCGAAATGCTGGCAGCAAATGAATGGAGTGTCAATAAACTTCGCTCCTGGGGAGTAGATGCCAATCTTCAGCAATTCGGAACATGGAAAGGATGGCAGAGAGGAACGACTCATGTTGATATGACCTATCCACGCATAAAATCTCTTTCAGCAACTCAGCTGGCGTGGAGTCCGGCTACAAAAAAAGCCATTGAAGCGGAAGTGATCATTCTTCCGAAAGTGTCTTCTAAAGCTGAATTTGATCAATGGCTTCCTTCAGTGAAAGGAAAAATTGTGCTGATGGCACAATACCAGAAAATAGGACGCTCTGATGAACAGATCAAAGAATTTGCAACCCCCGAATTGTATGAAAAACTTAAAGCGGAAAAAGATCAGGCTGCTAAAGATTTTGCAGCTTATATAAAGAATATCGGCTATGATAATAACAGCCTTCCGGAAGCATTGGAAAAAGCAGGAGCGGCAGGTATTGCCATTTCAAACTGGACAGGTATTATGGGGGCTAACAGAATATTCGGCGCAAAAACTACCAAAATTCCTATGGTCGATATCGATTTGGAAGACTATGGAATGCTTTACAGAATGGCAGAAAAAGGAACTCGGCCTAAAATTAAAATTGATGCCCAGTCAAAAATACTTCCAGAAGCCAAAAGCTTTAATACGATCGGAATGATCAAAGGCAAAGAAAAACCTGATGAATACGTGATTCTTTCTGCTCACCTTGACTCATGGGACGGAGCACAGGGAGCTACAGATAATGGTACCGGTACGATTACCATGCTGGAAGCCATGAGAATTCTGAAAAAATATTATCCTGATAACAAGAGAACTATTATCATCGGACTTTGGGGTAGTGAAGAGCAGGGATTAAACGGTTCAAGAGGTTTTGTTGCTGATAATCCTCAGATAATTAAAGGGGTACAGGCAGCCTTTAATCAGGATAACGGAACGGGGCGAGTGGTTAACATCAGTGGACAAGGATTTGTAAAAGCTTATGATTATGTAGGAAGATGGCTTGATGGCGTTCCAAAAGCCGTAAGAAGCCACATTAAGACAGATTTCCCAGGAATGCCTGGTGGTGGAGGTTCCGATCATGCTTCTTTCGTGGCAGCAGGAGTTCCCGGAATTTCTTTAGGTTCTCTGAACTGGGGATATTTTGGATATACATGGCATACTACGAAAGATACCTATGACAAGATCGTTTTTGATGAGGTGAAGAATAATGTGATTTTAACAGCGGCATTAGCTTATATGGCGTCTGAGGATCCTGAATTCAGTAACAGAGAAAAAAGAGTAATGCCTCAGGATGAAAAGGGAGAGGTGGTAAAATGGCCGGAAGTAAAAGAGCCCCGAAGAAGTTCTAAAGATTATAAGTAGTTCTTTATTTGAAAAACAATAAAGAAGACTAATTTTAAATCTCTGAATATTATACCATATTCTGGTATATTCTTTTTGCCGTTATTGCTTAAAACATGTATTGATAGTTATATATGTTTTAGTCAATAACGGCATTTGTTATTAAGAATTTTTCTAAAAACAGGAATATCTCTTACTATATAACCGGGACGTGGTAAGATTCTGTTATTTTTATCCGGATTACATCCTTTAAACAAGGCAGTAAAAGCACAGTAGGAGGGTATATAAATTTATTGAGGTTGTGAATTGATTAAATATTGAATAAATTTTTCCATTTTGCAACGGTATTACGACTCAATTTAAAATGCAGGGCCAGCTGCGTATTATTAAGATAATTCTTTTTCTGATATTCAAGGATTTTGTGTATCGTTTCTTCATTGTAGGAACGATGAGACTGATTTGCCTTGATGTCCTGGTTATAATTAAATATTATTCTGTTAATTTCTATTACATCAAACGCTGACAGATTTTTCTTCGATAAAATTTTTGCACACTCGTCCTTTTTCTCAGGATATTTCAGGTCGACAAGATCAAGGTAAATCTTTTTATAATCAGGCGTCATTGAGTGAGATTGTTTGTGATGATCCATTGGTAACATAATAATATAAATTTTCAATTTTATAGCTCTTTTTTGAGCGAACTGTATTTAATAAAAAAGAATACTAGAGTTCATAAATTAATTAAAGAGAGTGTCTCAACCAATTAAAAGAATGCTTTTAATATTTAAAATAATAAAGTAAAATTGTTTTTGAACTTTACAATAGTTTATTTCTTTAATGTCAGTTACAACTCTAGTACCTGGTCTTTATATCAACTAAAGGATTTGTGAGTTAATAGAAAGTATATAGTTTGTGTTTTTGTGCAAAAATATAGGTCTTGTTCTATACGCTGCAATATTTTGTATACATCATCTATACAGCTTTTTCTGAATGTCAAAAAATCCGAAAATTGCTTACAGATAACGGTTGGTTGTCTCTTACTATAAATCGGGAGTATTTGCTTGAAATAACGCACGTTTCGTCGTGCTGTATCTGTGATGTATGTGCCATTTAATGCATCCTAACGCTTATTTTATACTTTTACGGTGAAACAAAAAACCTTATGAAGAAAAAAAATGTATTAACCTTGCTCGTATTATTGTTGCTGGATATGTATTCCCAGAGCGGAATTGATACTCCGAATTCTAAAATTACTCTGGATGTACCAGGAAATTCAACGAAGCCAGCTATACGGGATGGTATCATTGCATCAAGAATTACCGCAGATCAGCTAAAAAATTATCCTTCCTTACAAGTTATAAAATAATACAATTGTAGAAACAGGACGTGTTCTTACCAGATCATCTTAATATCCTTTAAAGTTAATTAAGGTAATTCCCGAGCCCGGCTCTGTTTACTATATATGTTAAGTAATTACAATAGCTTTTAACACACAATAAATTGAAAAAAATGAAAAATTTCATCATGACTTTAGTAAGTACTCTCATAGTTTTTTCGTGTACTGTAAATGTTTCTCAAAAAGATATTCCCTATACATCAGCAAAGAAATACTTTGTTAAAAATACCTCCCATCAAAAAGATTTAACTGAAAAAATAATTACTTCACAGGAAGAATTTGATCAGATTTTTGGGGCTGCAACAACAATGGGCATGAGCGGGAAGCCAACACCTATTGATTTTTCAAAAGAAAATGTACTCGCTCTTATTTACCCTAAAACCAATCTGGAAGTGGAAATTATCCCTGTCAGCCTTCAGGAAAAAGATCAGGATATAGTATATTCTTATAAAGTGATCAAAGGAGGTCAGCGGAGTTTCATGACTATCCCCAATACCATTGTTATCATTCAAAAACTTGATTCAAAAAAAATAATTTTTCAGAAAGTACAAGAATAAGCAGAATTATCTGCTGATATCAAAGAAACAGCAATTGAATATACAATATGATCAGCGTGAGCATAAAAAGAATATTTCAATTTTTAATGATGGCGTTTGCCCATTTGTCTATTTTTACTGTCTTATATTCTCAAAATTATACTCCGGACCAAATAGACAGCGCATTAATAATTAAATCCGAGAAATTAAGAATAAGAGGTGAAAAAAAAGAATTAATTTCTTTCAATGAAAAATATATTATTATTTCCCAAAACCAGAATTATCTGAAAGGAGAGATTTTAGGTTATATCAATATTGCTAATATCTATGCAACCATAGGTGACTATAAAGAGTCTTTTTATTATCTTCAGAAAGCTGAAAGAAAAATCAAAAAAATTAATGATGTTTATTTATCTGCCAGGCTATATCACGAATATGGACAGATTAATTATGTTATTGGGTTATATACAAAAGCTTTGAAATATAATTCGCAATCTATTTACTATGGTAAGCTGATTTCCAATCCCAATGAAAAGGAAATATTATCAGGTATTTTTGCCAACAGGGCAGATTTATTACATGATATCCATCGGCATGATTCTTCACTGATTTATTTGCATAAAGCATTAAATATAAAATCGACTCCGGTAATTAATTCATCGATAGCAAATCATTATATGGTTTATAAGGAGAATACAGATTCGTCTTCATATTATTTGAATAATGCATTGAAACTGCTGCAGAAAATGGATTACTGGAATGCCCAAAGAGGGCAGACTTACTACTTGTATGGTAATTTTCTTAATAAAAAAAAGGAGTACAAAAAAGCGCTGTTGTACTATACAAAGTCTGTAGCCATTTTAGAAAGAACCAAAAGAGTTTGTAATATTCCTCTCCTGTACAAAAAGATAGCCGATACTTACCGGGTTTTAAATGACCTGGAGAGAGAAAGAGAATACCTTGAAAAATATACAAGGCTAAATGACAGTTTAAGCAGGGTTTGTAATGAAAGTGTCAATATTTCTATTGATGACATGATGAAGGAAAAAGAATCAGCAAATATTTCAAAGGAGAATATATTTTTTGTTTATAATAGTGTAGTTTTTAGTCTTATTGTTATTCTCATTTTAGCCTTCATCCATTGTCAACAGAATAAAGACATCATAAAACAAAAAGAATTTGAAACAGATGTTTTAAAGGAGAAACTTAATAATTCCTACGATTGTATTATTGAGCTTGCTAAAAAAAATGACCCTGTTTTTCTCAACAAATTTCAGGAAGCACAGCCGGACTTTATAAAAGAATTACTTGCAATCAATTCTAATTTGTCAAAATCTGATTTAGCTTTTTGTGCAATGATATGGTTGGGGTTTACGTCAAAAGAAATCGCACAATATACCTTTGTGGAACATCGGTCTGTCCAGAATAAAAAGCACAGACTCAGGAAAAAATTGAATATTTCTTCAGATGTTGATCTGTATTTTTTCTTTAAAAATCTTTCTGATGACAGCTGAGAATAGTAAATCGGGATAGATATATTGTTTTTTTTTAAGATATAGAAGTGTTGATTTTTAGAGTTTTATATATGTTGTTGTTGGATGTTGTATCTATGATGTATGTGGTCGTATGCTGTAAAAGTGGTATTGTGTTATAGTTTTGCATACAATTTAAAATACAATATTCATTATGAAAAAGAAAGCCATACTTATTACCAGTATCTTTGTTTCCTTATTTTATTATTCCCAAGTTGGAATTAATACCTCTACTCCTATGAAGTCCCTGCATGTTAACGGATCTTTACAGGTTGTCAATGAACTGAATGTGGGAGGGACTGCTTCTACCGCAGGTTCGGCAGGAACTGCAGGGCAGGTTCTTAAGTCTAATGGACCGGGTAATGCTCCTACCTGGGAGTCTATTGCAGGTGTTCCAAGTTCTACAGGAACTGTGATCGTGGTAAATGGACAATTTCTGGTGGCCCAGGAAATTATTGTACAAATGACTAATGATTTCACGGTTACAGCTGGTTCCAACGGTGGTGTTCCGGTTGCTATAGGAAGTTTAAATAATGAAATTGTAGATAATGAAAATCTGTATACGGGTTCACCATCCACTAATTCATTTAAAGTATCAGCTGATGGTGTATATCAGGTAACAATGAACGGACAGTTATCTACAACTAATGATAGTAATAATCAACCTACGGTTCCAGTATTAGGCATATGGGATGATACAATTAGTGGCTGGGTGGCGCGTGTTAATGATGTTTATTGGGCAGGATCATCAACTTCACCCGGAGGTGAGCCAAAGCAAACCTATACTCTCATTACTTCAATTCCTATGTTAGCTTCTCATACCTATTCTTTCAGACTGTATAATACAGAGGATGTAACTATCAGGTATTTAAGCTCAGGTGCTACAGGATCTGGCCCTGTTACTCAAATGTCCGTAAAACGATTAAAGTAGAGTACACTTTTATCTTAATTTCTACATTTTACTAAAAAACAGACTAAAATTAGCCTGTTTTTTTATTTTTCATTCGTTGCTTTTTTTGACAATTCATTACACGAGCATAAAATGATAGATTTAATTTATCTTTGATAAATTGACATTAAAGTGATATTATAACTATGCAAAAATAAAGTGGAAGTGTCTACTTATTTTTATCCGTATACTTTGCTATCCACTTATATAGTGTAGTTTTTGGGATTTTATAATCATTTATTATTTCCAGCTTTGTTTTTTTTCCTGTTTCAATCTGCTCAAGAATAAATTCTATTATTTCCTTGGTGTAGATGTTTTTCCTGAACGCAGGCAGAGAAGATGTTTTTTTATCGGAAGTTTTATGGGAAGCTACCTTTTTGGGAGGAGAAAAGAGTATAAGATGCTGTGAGTATGCCCGGAAAAAATCATACTCCAGCAGCTTGCTCCATCTCAATAATTTATCAGTTGTCAGGTCTTGTTCAAGGAACATTTGTTCAATTTCAGATTCAGTACATTTCATGAAACTGCATGCTCTCTGCATGTCCAGTGCTTCTTCCTGAAACTTAGCTTTAATAGTACTGCCAATATGTATTTTTTTAAAATTCAAAATAAACGGTATTATATAATTAAAATTTTTTTTCGCAAAAAATAATTAAGTCTTAGGACTTATTTTCGTTGGGCTGATGACAAAAATGGGTCTGAATTAAAATGAATATCTTCATTAATATTCTATACAGGTGATATTAATTCCTACCTGAGAAGAAAAAATAATAGGTAAACCTATTTTTATCATTTGTTCAAATTTAGCATTCATTATTTTTTTTTAATCAAATAGCTGTACATCAGAGATACATCAATTTTTATGGTGTAGGATCAAAAAACTCCCGTAAAACGGGAGTAGCAACTTTGATCAGTATTATAGAATTCTATAAAAATGAAAACTGATTTTGTTATTAAATATTGAGAACTGAAAGTTTTACAACAGATGTTTTTGTTTGTGTAAAAACTTTAGTTAAATCCTCAATTCAATATTTCTTTTGTGCTTTATATCAGATTATATTAATAAATTTTACTGTTACAAAGTTAAATCTGGCATATGATTAAAGCAAAATTTTATATACATCAAAAGTACATCAATTTACAGTTTGCTGCTATAATAGCATCCGGGGCATGAAAATCTAATGCAAAAATGGAATTTTATCAATTGATTATACTACCTCAATAAATTATTGATATAAATTAATTTCCTGATGATTTCAAATTTATTAAAATTGATTGTTTATGCGTTTCAATTAATCAATATATAGTGAATATAATAATGATATGTTTTTAAATTTAACTAAAATTAGCAAAAAATTTGTAACTATATATTTTTTTTATTTAATTTTATGGAAACTAAATTATGCGTTATAATTTGGTTGAAAAAGTTATTATTAATATCTTGTTAAGTAGTTTTTGTGGTAGAGTCTGATCTTGCTCTTTCACTTTAGAAACTAATTATTATTAAATTTACTATGCAAACATTAAAGCTGAGCCAATTTTCGAAAGTATTGCTAAGCGCGCTGATATATTTTTTGTTTTCTAACTTATTCTATTCTCAGACATACACCCCTCAATATATAGATAGTATGTTGATAAAAGTAAATGAGAATTTAAGAGTAAGTGGCAGAAAGAAAGAATTAATTGATCTTAATACGAAATTTTACAATATCAGTAAAAAACAGGATTATAAAAAAGGAGTGGTCATTTCATACATTAATTTGGGGAATATGTATGCTACCGTCGGGATGTATGAAAAAGCCTTCAAATACCTTCAGTTGGCTGAAGAAGACCTTGAAGGGATGGAAGATTACTACCTGTATACAAGACTATATCAGGAGTATGGCCAGGCTAATTTTGTAATAGGTCTTTATAAAAAAGCCATTAAGTATAATTCCAGGTCAGTTTATTATGGTAAACAAATAAAGGATAAGCATGATCGGGAGATTTTATCTGTTGTTTATGCAAACAGAGCCGACTTTTTAA
Encoded here:
- a CDS encoding MarR family winged helix-turn-helix transcriptional regulator, with the protein product MPVKQNNLSELALELGLAMSEMKSRLRQKIQTIITIYDPDLSFELIEILGLLSRHNGINQQEIGNKVSKDKSSITYLINSLVKKDLVERIADKKDRRNKQIFLTPKGKQIVETVYPWALDLYKKAAGDIEEKEISKALLLVKKMTANLEE
- a CDS encoding helix-turn-helix domain-containing protein, which codes for MLPMDHHKQSHSMTPDYKKIYLDLVDLKYPEKKDECAKILSKKNLSAFDVIEINRIIFNYNQDIKANQSHRSYNEETIHKILEYQKKNYLNNTQLALHFKLSRNTVAKWKNLFNI
- a CDS encoding M20/M25/M40 family metallo-hydrolase is translated as MRINRFFAVPAVVLAAQFSWAQIKVDPKEKLNPIVKSFVDEVNNNSQLENLASELLDGIGPRLVGTPEMLAANEWSVNKLRSWGVDANLQQFGTWKGWQRGTTHVDMTYPRIKSLSATQLAWSPATKKAIEAEVIILPKVSSKAEFDQWLPSVKGKIVLMAQYQKIGRSDEQIKEFATPELYEKLKAEKDQAAKDFAAYIKNIGYDNNSLPEALEKAGAAGIAISNWTGIMGANRIFGAKTTKIPMVDIDLEDYGMLYRMAEKGTRPKIKIDAQSKILPEAKSFNTIGMIKGKEKPDEYVILSAHLDSWDGAQGATDNGTGTITMLEAMRILKKYYPDNKRTIIIGLWGSEEQGLNGSRGFVADNPQIIKGVQAAFNQDNGTGRVVNISGQGFVKAYDYVGRWLDGVPKAVRSHIKTDFPGMPGGGGSDHASFVAAGVPGISLGSLNWGYFGYTWHTTKDTYDKIVFDEVKNNVILTAALAYMASEDPEFSNREKRVMPQDEKGEVVKWPEVKEPRRSSKDYK
- a CDS encoding universal stress protein, producing MRTILVPVDFTSTTENAVRVAADWAKTYEYQNIILLKTAGESEFDYLHIAEGHSFVNEESINNLLQRTELLFDQLTDIIAEKSPEVKVSRVLSDWALTRSINELLKNQPSVELIILGSDDQTSSTESFVSENIISIARTSPVKTLIVPNSYHYSPIKNIFIPCDIRGIKRLERLFHHKSVIHKQDVRLSFLNINTSEKEDETQKRELEDYIREHLTEIPSSIHYSHDENIIKGILDFAVSDKADLIIALPGKHSFLYYLASRSISEGIYQNTSQPVLILK
- a CDS encoding histone H1, which codes for MKELIEKINAEFEAFTTEANQQAEKGNKAAGTRARKAALELSKLFKEFRKVSVEEAKK
- a CDS encoding MFS transporter; this translates as MLREASEQRIRLITIMAFVSIPLSGFVTDIYLPSFPSMAKEMMVSEKDIQITLTSYLLSYGISQLFVGGILDSIGRYRPKLIALFLLILTSILITMTNSILLICLLRILQGAAVSVLVVATRAIFVDIYDAEKVKHYLSYFTIVWSCGPILAPFLGGYLEKIFNWHANFYFLAAYAGFLFLFEWFFSGESLPQKKKLDLSENISLYKMMLKNRIFMLGIFILGLSYSIVMLFNITGPFIIENTFHFTPVVIGYCTLILGFSWMIGGFIGKRRLTLDFKPRILQPILLQLILIAGLITTSYFAESLFIMIPFAFFIHICSGILFTSFFTTSMLYFPKNAGTAGGLMGGLVYVITSVTSFIISVSGTVTDQKGLSWRYLIIACFLLGIILIMHQAVKKEKAEN
- a CDS encoding helix-turn-helix domain-containing protein; translation: MSDQLETIEDYYRRIRKNQIKMFDSEDFEMGKSHFNISMRKYCSFKSPYNRRDYYKISFIIGKGTIHYGTHQLYIDGPALFFPSPSIPYSWECESDVQEGYFCLFNQEFFNGNSEFNLFKKTSMFKEWSKPVVFLTEEQAQLTMLYFDQIYRMNNSSYPFRCSSIKSNLASVMHLALENRVEDINPNELPANVRLYKLFDELLNKQFPLDSPAYPLALKTPSDFAAHLNVHVNHLNSSVKSVTNLTTTQIIKEKMFEESKNLLKYTNWDIAQIGYTLGFDQPAHFNNFFKKHAQTSPLKFKNLS